Proteins from a genomic interval of Sinobacterium caligoides:
- a CDS encoding phage portal protein has translation MLDDASNDRTMGSIPITSISAGELIARNAPKLMARSRYMAVNNNSMRQLVRLNVNNIVGDVGVVCVPKPLNRRGKVDAVAAADISRAWGEWSKRNNCDVGGRWSWLDYQDNAVASAAINGDFYIQLLGTGKYGLQLYMIDAARVPTDYSAARSPSPVINGARIDSITGRVDGYQVRGVFDTAGGSITELSAEEVCHGYISEMPGQYRGLPWASSALGDMHNLGKMDNAQLAASRNAASTLGFLTPETPEAAEALGLDPDDPDFEPEFEVEAGQWNTLPAGLKAEEFTGDAYPAAGYAPFVENTQHNIATGAGVSYTSLTGKYENMNYSGDRSSKLDERSNWKKKQRWLINNLHDVVYQRWLESALLAGEIKTIAGVAYGPGEIVRLSHVEWQPRGWDWVDPTKDIAAAKEAVKLKAKTISEIIRAQGKDPVKVWGEYAADIKAMEDAGIPEYMIKLTFADSVSAMTGGGTDEVM, from the coding sequence ATGCTAGATGACGCGAGCAACGACAGGACGATGGGAAGCATACCTATTACGTCAATCAGTGCGGGTGAGTTGATAGCTAGGAATGCCCCTAAGTTGATGGCTCGCAGTCGTTACATGGCAGTAAATAACAATTCAATGCGTCAGCTCGTAAGGCTAAATGTTAATAACATCGTTGGTGATGTTGGCGTTGTTTGCGTGCCTAAGCCACTAAATCGCCGTGGGAAGGTTGATGCAGTAGCGGCAGCAGATATCAGTCGGGCTTGGGGAGAGTGGTCGAAGCGTAATAACTGTGATGTGGGGGGTAGATGGTCGTGGCTAGACTATCAAGATAATGCAGTGGCTAGCGCGGCTATCAATGGTGATTTTTATATTCAATTGTTAGGGACTGGCAAGTACGGGTTGCAGCTTTATATGATCGATGCTGCAAGAGTCCCTACTGATTATTCTGCAGCCCGTAGCCCATCACCAGTAATAAACGGTGCTCGGATCGATAGCATCACAGGCCGTGTTGATGGCTACCAAGTACGTGGTGTGTTCGACACGGCAGGTGGCAGTATCACAGAGCTGTCGGCAGAGGAGGTATGTCATGGCTATATTTCAGAGATGCCTGGTCAGTACAGGGGGTTGCCCTGGGCGTCCTCTGCGCTAGGTGATATGCATAACCTGGGGAAGATGGACAACGCACAGTTAGCTGCGTCAAGGAATGCAGCTAGTACTCTCGGTTTTCTGACGCCAGAAACGCCGGAGGCAGCCGAAGCCCTTGGCCTTGATCCCGACGATCCCGATTTTGAGCCGGAATTTGAGGTAGAGGCGGGGCAATGGAATACGTTACCGGCAGGCTTGAAGGCTGAGGAGTTCACGGGCGATGCATATCCCGCAGCAGGCTATGCGCCATTTGTTGAAAACACACAGCACAATATAGCTACGGGGGCGGGTGTTTCATACACCTCGTTGACAGGGAAATATGAAAATATGAACTACAGTGGCGACCGCTCTAGTAAGTTAGATGAGCGTTCTAACTGGAAGAAGAAGCAGCGGTGGCTCATTAATAACCTTCATGATGTGGTTTATCAGCGATGGCTTGAATCTGCGTTGCTGGCTGGCGAAATTAAGACTATAGCTGGTGTGGCGTATGGGCCAGGGGAGATAGTTCGTCTATCCCATGTTGAGTGGCAGCCGCGGGGGTGGGACTGGGTCGACCCAACAAAGGATATTGCTGCAGCTAAAGAGGCTGTGAAGTTAAAGGCTAAAACTATTAGTGAAATCATACGTGCACAAGGTAAGGATCCAGTGAAAGTTTGGGGAGAGTATGCGGCAGATATTAAGGCGATGGAGGATGCAGGCATACCGGAATACATGATTAAGCTAACATTTGCCGATAGTGTTAGTGCGATGACTGGCGGTGGTACCGACGAGGTGATGTAG
- a CDS encoding head-tail joining protein, with the protein MAILDFETLEEDFYFEDEFATNVTFTRAGAIVEAITGNFVSPSLDVELGDAVYETTETYFSCSTNDSNALERGDITHFNGREFKVIDFEQSGTGYTQVLLSSRH; encoded by the coding sequence ATGGCTATCTTAGACTTTGAAACGTTGGAGGAAGACTTTTATTTTGAGGATGAGTTTGCAACTAATGTGACGTTTACTCGCGCTGGGGCAATTGTTGAGGCTATAACAGGGAACTTTGTTAGCCCCTCTTTAGATGTAGAACTAGGTGATGCAGTTTACGAGACAACAGAAACATACTTCAGCTGCTCTACGAATGACAGTAATGCTCTAGAACGTGGGGATATTACCCATTTCAATGGTAGGGAGTTCAAGGTTATCGACTTTGAGCAAAGCGGCACTGGTTACACTCAAGTGCTTTTGTCGAGTCGACACTAA
- a CDS encoding helix-turn-helix transcriptional regulator, giving the protein MNTSNITPERILKLAEVKSRTSCSTTFIYEKISTGEFPKQLQITPRSVGWLESEINGWIAEKAAQRIA; this is encoded by the coding sequence ATGAACACTTCAAACATTACCCCCGAACGCATCCTAAAGTTGGCAGAAGTTAAGAGCCGCACCAGCTGCTCCACAACCTTCATCTACGAAAAGATATCCACTGGTGAGTTTCCCAAACAACTCCAAATTACCCCTCGCTCAGTCGGCTGGCTGGAATCCGAGATTAATGGCTGGATAGCTGAAAAAGCAGCCCAGCGTATAGCATGA
- a CDS encoding helix-turn-helix domain-containing protein, which yields MSFELMAKAMKAEVGNPIRKLILIYLADTADEKGCCWPSYGTMARCCEASRSTVIRHVSALEESGFLKVEIRKGGLKGNHSNMIHLTIEEGGGSTVTPGVVSECNHPSVTVTPGVVSECDHPSVTVTPGGSVTVTPRTYHSFEPTNEPIKKNIYTAKNLVGEFKSKNTTTTKLIPSVDDWAEWGWPHKPDPDCFDAWISMRREKRYSVTWRTLETMAGPLTELFMCGIPLETALDFAEQSGWCGIEAKWVFDRLGTPAQARSWRTANSSVSMGGSIYENEH from the coding sequence ATGAGCTTTGAGTTAATGGCAAAGGCTATGAAGGCTGAAGTTGGTAACCCAATCAGAAAGCTAATCCTTATCTATCTAGCCGATACTGCAGATGAAAAAGGGTGTTGCTGGCCTTCTTACGGGACTATGGCTAGATGTTGTGAGGCGTCCAGAAGCACGGTAATTCGACATGTGTCAGCACTTGAGGAGAGTGGTTTCTTGAAGGTAGAGATAAGAAAAGGTGGTCTAAAAGGTAATCATTCAAACATGATTCACCTCACAATAGAGGAGGGGGGTGGTTCCACTGTGACACCAGGGGTGGTGTCAGAATGCAACCACCCTAGTGTCACTGTGACACCAGGGGTAGTGTCAGAATGCGACCACCCTAGTGTCACTGTGACACCAGGGGGTAGTGTCACAGTGACACCCAGAACCTACCATTCTTTTGAACCTACCAATGAACCTATCAAAAAGAATATATATACCGCGAAGAATTTGGTGGGCGAATTTAAATCAAAAAACACAACCACAACGAAACTGATTCCATCGGTCGATGATTGGGCTGAGTGGGGGTGGCCACACAAGCCAGATCCAGATTGCTTCGATGCCTGGATTTCGATGCGCAGAGAAAAACGCTATTCGGTGACCTGGAGAACATTGGAAACCATGGCGGGGCCACTTACTGAGCTTTTCATGTGTGGGATACCGCTTGAAACAGCATTGGATTTCGCAGAGCAGAGTGGTTGGTGTGGGATTGAGGCCAAATGGGTTTTTGATCGTCTCGGTACGCCGGCGCAGGCAAGAAGTTGGCGAACGGCAAACTCATCGGTAAGTATGGGAGGTTCGATTTATGAGAATGAGCATTGA
- a CDS encoding DUF3310 domain-containing protein, with protein sequence MKAKPPPTVTTPSSSASGPHTPAKADSHYDAGGIKTICILKAKLTPEQYEGFLLGNIIKYSSRINHKGQFDSDARKIGVYTKMLEENRA encoded by the coding sequence ATGAAAGCCAAGCCCCCCCCTACGGTTACCACTCCATCCAGCTCCGCCTCAGGACCTCATACGCCTGCTAAAGCTGATAGCCATTATGATGCAGGGGGGATCAAGACTATCTGCATTCTCAAAGCCAAGTTAACACCAGAACAATACGAAGGCTTCCTACTAGGCAATATCATCAAGTATTCATCTCGAATTAATCACAAAGGTCAATTTGACTCTGATGCCCGCAAGATCGGCGTATATACAAAAATGCTTGAGGAGAATCGTGCGTGA
- a CDS encoding HEPN domain-containing protein, producing the protein MKKLRMIATFRYLNISDNIKGGFTLMPLVNITNDPEIIKDILNQEFITTAGTIESSHFKDANHIIYSECDDTFFQGLGSQKALAVWLHWLGMLIKDAWLIKDHAIECDIAYCNMKSGIVSEWSNNSIRLSSSFSSGVKFKEVTFSLSELAELEEKSFKLQSYLHQKSSSTFNEFVDKQFSRTGRALRFISAARTECHPAIKISHYCSALESLFSTDSSELVHKLSERIAIFLKDYGYDPCDIFDEIKSFYGIRSKVTHGDSIQPKKIDKIPNLSVRCDELTRVILNIILNNDEVLKVFDGKKDDFEKHFKNILLNS; encoded by the coding sequence ATGAAGAAACTTAGAATGATAGCAACATTTAGATATCTAAACATTTCAGATAATATTAAAGGAGGGTTTACTCTAATGCCTTTAGTTAATATCACCAACGACCCAGAAATAATAAAGGACATTCTTAACCAAGAATTTATAACGACAGCCGGAACTATTGAATCATCTCACTTCAAGGACGCAAACCACATTATTTATAGCGAGTGCGATGATACATTTTTTCAAGGACTTGGAAGCCAGAAAGCATTGGCTGTATGGTTACACTGGCTAGGTATGCTAATAAAAGATGCATGGTTGATCAAAGATCACGCTATCGAATGTGACATCGCTTATTGCAATATGAAATCAGGTATAGTCTCCGAATGGTCAAACAACAGCATTAGGTTATCTAGCTCTTTTAGCTCAGGTGTTAAATTTAAAGAGGTTACTTTCAGCTTGTCTGAACTGGCAGAACTAGAAGAAAAAAGTTTTAAGCTTCAATCATATTTACACCAAAAATCTTCCTCCACATTTAATGAGTTTGTAGACAAACAATTTTCAAGGACAGGAAGAGCTCTCCGTTTTATAAGTGCCGCTCGTACAGAATGCCACCCTGCAATTAAAATCTCACATTACTGCAGTGCACTTGAAAGCCTTTTTTCTACAGATAGCAGTGAGTTAGTTCACAAACTATCGGAGCGTATCGCAATTTTCCTCAAAGATTATGGTTATGATCCATGTGATATTTTTGATGAGATCAAGTCATTCTATGGAATCAGATCTAAAGTTACACATGGAGATAGCATTCAACCAAAAAAGATTGACAAAATACCAAACTTAAGCGTCAGATGTGATGAGCTGACTAGAGTGATACTTAACATTATTCTAAATAACGATGAGGTTCTAAAAGTGTTTGACGGAAAAAAAGATGATTTTGAAAAACACTTTAAAAATATTCTATTAAATTCTTAG
- a CDS encoding terminase small subunit codes for MAAHIEKLVSKSELCDLMGTTPPTVTKWVKQGMPEHSRTGGGKRAFYDVPVCLNWRLEHERKQAAGNKSTANREELELRKLRAEAEVVEVKAARMKGEVIELEHVRLVLVDVFTKTRGRIRKVGERVSKSLVGETNERTIKTLLLEEIDEALSIMAGDVGELLEPGEDDD; via the coding sequence ATGGCTGCGCATATTGAAAAGCTAGTAAGTAAGTCGGAACTTTGTGACTTGATGGGGACGACACCTCCTACAGTGACTAAATGGGTGAAGCAGGGGATGCCGGAACACAGCCGAACAGGTGGTGGAAAGAGAGCATTCTATGATGTACCGGTTTGTTTAAATTGGCGGCTGGAACATGAGCGCAAGCAAGCGGCAGGGAATAAGTCTACTGCTAATAGAGAGGAGTTAGAGCTCAGAAAGCTACGAGCTGAAGCGGAGGTTGTTGAGGTTAAGGCGGCAAGGATGAAAGGGGAAGTTATAGAGCTTGAGCATGTACGGTTAGTACTTGTTGACGTATTTACAAAGACTCGAGGGAGAATTCGCAAAGTCGGTGAGCGAGTCAGCAAGTCATTAGTTGGGGAAACAAACGAGCGAACAATAAAAACGCTCTTACTTGAGGAGATAGATGAAGCCCTGTCGATAATGGCGGGTGATGTTGGAGAGTTGTTAGAGCCTGGTGAAGATGATGATTAG
- a CDS encoding Cro/CI family transcriptional regulator encodes MRKKSVIAHFEGTTKASLALGISQAAVSRWGEVVPEKQALRLERITSGKLKYNPNFYTSPPKCG; translated from the coding sequence ATGAGAAAGAAAAGCGTGATAGCTCACTTTGAGGGGACTACTAAAGCATCGTTAGCCCTAGGTATATCGCAGGCTGCGGTTTCTCGGTGGGGGGAAGTTGTGCCAGAAAAGCAGGCTCTCCGGCTTGAGCGTATTACTAGTGGGAAGTTGAAATATAACCCTAATTTTTATACCAGCCCCCCAAAGTGTGGCTAG
- a CDS encoding LexA family protein, which yields MNNLAKNLRARLAAVGMTQRELAEKCGISQVMVHKLLSGKSTSTTKILELSSVLDCSPEWLINGEDEEQKKPSARYCSEDGSSRMGSVPLISLVQAGDWTALMNRTDLEEPEAWQATTSNVGPHSFALRVRGDSMLNPLGFPSIPEGSIVIVDPDCSADNGKIVVARLDGTAEATLKKLVIDGPHKYLKPLNPDYRPIAINGNCSIVGVVKQVVSDL from the coding sequence ATGAATAATTTAGCGAAAAACCTCAGAGCTAGACTCGCCGCCGTAGGCATGACCCAAAGAGAGCTGGCAGAGAAGTGCGGCATATCTCAAGTAATGGTGCACAAGCTGTTATCAGGGAAATCGACGTCTACAACCAAGATACTTGAGCTATCAAGCGTTCTTGATTGCAGCCCAGAGTGGCTCATCAATGGCGAGGATGAAGAGCAAAAAAAACCTTCAGCTCGATATTGTAGCGAAGACGGCAGCAGCCGAATGGGAAGCGTACCGCTTATTTCGCTCGTACAGGCAGGAGACTGGACCGCGCTAATGAACCGGACAGATCTCGAGGAGCCTGAGGCATGGCAGGCAACAACATCAAATGTTGGGCCCCACTCGTTCGCACTAAGGGTTCGAGGTGATTCAATGCTAAACCCTCTCGGCTTCCCATCAATCCCCGAGGGCTCGATAGTTATTGTTGACCCCGACTGCTCCGCCGATAACGGTAAAATTGTAGTTGCCAGGCTAGACGGGACAGCAGAGGCCACCCTCAAAAAACTTGTTATCGATGGCCCCCATAAATATCTGAAACCCCTCAACCCCGATTATCGCCCCATAGCGATTAATGGTAACTGCTCCATTGTCGGGGTAGTAAAGCAAGTAGTCTCCGACCTATAA
- a CDS encoding phage terminase large subunit family protein, whose protein sequence is MVGVEGLASKRRRMREEAKEEGFLNDEGLRRILSSAMLYLLPPPQMLPSDWAEENINIPSGNAIAGPIRFRNAPHCREILDLAANPDVRKITLMWGAQTAKTTILNCLNGYYVGHDPQPQIVMFPSQSDLKKWRAQKLEKIFEASPTLTNLIAKPRGTVGKNNDVMITYAGGEMLFAWAGSPKTMRGISAPIIMCDEVDGYARTEEGHPVSLLTQRAATYGDDVLVVITSTPTIRRESFVEQSFLDGNRMYRHIPCPSCRTLHRLEWDNIHWRTTVDDETGEIIDEPETGYHECPHCQHRMTDSEKIVAARLGEWVETRPFKGHASAHISELYSTFRTWQQIIESYLEKKAQGDLQTFYNVSLAETYEEVGEQASYEALIERKELYGNLDTGRVWDVPMGGVVLTMGVDVQADRLELEVVAWGDGYESWSVRYIVINGDPDLEESDENSPWRVLNEVREREYRHESGAFIKVSSTCIDSSDKPDRVYTYVKGKAGRRVHAIKGVSGWGKPLSGAPSSKIRGKKSRRPVPLYPLCVDELKLLTVRSLNVQDAGVGYSHFPDRPEYDDYYFKMLTAEKLITRYVKGFPVRAWVKADGARNEAFDCRGYARAALYLRTPDPKWATFSRYLTGDGVASWDDDEPRHERPAKQAKATASGDQSPPMPENPKAGKRKKFSIKRRR, encoded by the coding sequence ATGGTGGGAGTAGAGGGGCTGGCAAGCAAACGAAGGCGTATGCGGGAAGAGGCCAAGGAGGAGGGCTTCTTGAATGACGAGGGGTTAAGGCGAATACTCTCGAGCGCCATGCTTTACTTGTTACCTCCACCGCAGATGCTACCGAGTGACTGGGCAGAAGAAAATATCAATATACCCAGTGGTAATGCTATTGCAGGACCTATTCGGTTTCGCAATGCACCCCATTGTCGTGAAATCCTCGATCTAGCAGCTAATCCTGATGTCAGAAAAATCACGTTAATGTGGGGGGCGCAAACAGCTAAGACCACGATATTAAACTGCCTGAATGGTTACTACGTTGGTCATGACCCACAGCCTCAAATCGTGATGTTTCCAAGTCAAAGTGACTTAAAAAAATGGCGAGCTCAAAAGCTGGAGAAGATATTCGAAGCGTCCCCAACACTTACCAACCTAATCGCTAAGCCACGCGGAACTGTTGGTAAGAATAATGATGTAATGATCACTTATGCAGGTGGAGAGATGCTATTCGCATGGGCTGGGTCACCAAAGACAATGCGTGGTATATCTGCCCCCATAATAATGTGCGATGAAGTCGATGGTTATGCGCGGACTGAGGAAGGGCACCCAGTAAGTCTATTGACGCAGCGCGCAGCTACTTATGGTGATGATGTTCTTGTAGTCATAACGTCAACACCGACGATTAGAAGGGAGTCATTTGTAGAGCAATCGTTTTTAGATGGCAATAGGATGTATCGCCATATTCCATGCCCCTCTTGCAGAACGTTGCACCGTTTGGAGTGGGATAACATCCACTGGCGTACGACTGTTGACGATGAGACCGGTGAGATTATCGACGAGCCGGAAACCGGATATCATGAATGTCCACACTGCCAGCACAGGATGACAGATAGCGAGAAAATTGTAGCGGCAAGGTTAGGGGAGTGGGTAGAAACAAGGCCGTTCAAGGGGCATGCAAGCGCACATATAAGCGAGTTATATTCCACGTTTCGTACGTGGCAGCAGATAATCGAATCGTACCTGGAGAAAAAAGCCCAAGGTGATTTACAGACGTTCTATAACGTATCTTTGGCTGAGACTTACGAAGAGGTCGGTGAGCAAGCGAGTTATGAAGCCTTAATTGAGCGTAAGGAGCTCTATGGCAATCTAGACACCGGGCGTGTTTGGGATGTCCCTATGGGTGGTGTCGTCTTAACTATGGGGGTTGACGTACAGGCTGACCGCCTTGAGCTGGAGGTAGTGGCTTGGGGGGATGGGTACGAATCATGGAGTGTTCGATACATTGTTATTAACGGTGACCCTGATCTAGAGGAAAGCGACGAGAACAGCCCATGGCGTGTACTTAATGAAGTCAGGGAGCGTGAATATAGACATGAGAGTGGTGCATTTATTAAGGTTTCGTCAACCTGTATTGACTCATCAGACAAGCCTGATCGTGTTTATACATACGTTAAAGGGAAGGCTGGCAGAAGAGTGCATGCAATTAAGGGCGTTAGCGGATGGGGGAAGCCGTTAAGCGGAGCACCATCATCAAAGATACGCGGCAAGAAATCACGCCGCCCGGTTCCGCTGTACCCTCTATGCGTGGATGAACTTAAGCTGCTAACTGTTCGATCACTCAATGTTCAGGATGCAGGGGTAGGGTATAGCCACTTTCCTGATCGGCCAGAATACGACGATTATTACTTCAAGATGCTTACGGCTGAGAAGCTAATTACACGATACGTTAAGGGCTTCCCTGTTAGAGCATGGGTGAAGGCCGATGGCGCCAGGAATGAGGCCTTTGATTGCCGAGGCTACGCGCGTGCGGCGCTATATTTGCGTACGCCTGATCCCAAGTGGGCGACATTCTCGAGGTATTTAACTGGAGATGGTGTAGCAAGTTGGGATGACGACGAACCACGCCACGAGCGTCCAGCGAAGCAAGCGAAGGCAACAGCGTCAGGAGACCAAAGCCCCCCTATGCCAGAGAATCCGAAGGCAGGAAAGCGGAAAAAGTTCTCAATTAAGCGAAGGCGATAG
- a CDS encoding head maturation protease, ClpP-related has protein sequence MPGENVISKYQNRINAAGELELYGIIGDWWDDNDAESVARKLEAMDGDTITVRIQSDGGYITEGLAIYNRIKATGKKVNVVIDGFAASMASVIAMAGDHVSMPSNGFLMIHKPWSGLNGNADDMRKEANVLDQLEDSLLCIYTDKTGMAAEEIALMLEAETWINATDALAMGFIDEITGQQKAAARIDRKRFNKIPELARPWLVTSGDESVLVAENIATSKATAIVPEECRNMVDKVVKESASVADAKAEVAKAVQADRQRVADIDALGEKYGEMSFCNSFKAQNPDATADEFARELLARKPSGGSSPTKVALGERKTPKMNAAIIGLTDEEIENYSFANVAKALANPNERNAQEAVAFEREASHAACEKMGRTSQGILVPMDVLNRRFKNTADSSNNGALIATELQSQSFIEILRDDSFLMGAGVTELTGLVGDLDVARQKTKGNGYWVDEGVDVGEGAYETELVELTPNTVGSYFDITRKMQKQSTPAIESLIRSSLAKDIAGAIDRRAIERLLAETGVLTVDCATMGSPTHKEVIALETVVAAANAKGSKYALSSAMRGYFKSTEKFAGTSGLTIWEQGSTVNGYSTLVTNQMAVDALLFGNFADMLFAMWGGLDLTVDTSALSKSGGIRLVALQDVDFGVRHPESFAFLQQATPPEEGKRAKR, from the coding sequence ATGCCTGGGGAAAATGTAATTAGCAAATACCAGAACCGGATTAATGCAGCTGGAGAGCTCGAACTGTACGGCATTATTGGCGATTGGTGGGATGATAATGACGCGGAAAGTGTTGCTCGAAAGCTGGAGGCAATGGACGGTGACACAATCACTGTTCGCATTCAAAGTGATGGTGGATATATAACCGAAGGGTTAGCGATTTATAACCGCATTAAGGCTACTGGTAAGAAGGTAAATGTTGTTATCGATGGCTTTGCCGCTTCGATGGCAAGTGTTATCGCTATGGCCGGAGACCATGTTTCTATGCCTTCTAATGGGTTCTTGATGATCCATAAGCCTTGGTCAGGCCTGAACGGCAATGCTGATGATATGCGAAAAGAAGCTAATGTGCTCGATCAGCTAGAGGATAGTTTGCTCTGTATCTACACCGATAAGACAGGCATGGCTGCCGAGGAAATCGCATTAATGTTAGAGGCTGAGACGTGGATAAACGCCACTGACGCGCTAGCGATGGGCTTCATTGATGAGATAACTGGACAGCAGAAAGCAGCTGCTCGAATTGATCGAAAACGATTTAACAAAATACCTGAATTAGCACGTCCATGGTTGGTTACGTCAGGAGACGAAAGTGTGCTCGTTGCCGAAAATATAGCGACATCAAAAGCAACGGCCATAGTGCCGGAGGAATGTAGAAATATGGTCGATAAAGTTGTGAAAGAAAGCGCTTCGGTAGCTGATGCCAAAGCTGAGGTTGCGAAGGCCGTTCAAGCTGACCGACAGCGCGTCGCAGATATTGATGCCCTAGGTGAAAAGTACGGCGAGATGAGCTTTTGTAACTCATTCAAGGCTCAAAACCCAGATGCGACCGCCGATGAATTTGCTCGTGAGTTGCTCGCGAGGAAGCCAAGTGGAGGCAGTAGCCCAACAAAGGTAGCGTTAGGAGAGCGTAAAACACCTAAAATGAATGCCGCTATTATCGGGTTGACTGACGAGGAAATAGAGAATTATAGCTTTGCAAACGTTGCCAAGGCGTTAGCAAACCCTAATGAGCGCAATGCTCAGGAGGCAGTAGCATTTGAGCGAGAAGCGTCCCATGCTGCTTGCGAGAAGATGGGGCGCACTAGCCAGGGGATCCTAGTGCCAATGGATGTTCTTAATAGGCGCTTTAAAAATACTGCGGATAGCTCAAATAACGGTGCATTAATCGCGACCGAGTTACAGTCGCAATCCTTCATTGAGATCTTGCGTGATGATTCGTTCTTGATGGGCGCGGGTGTGACTGAGTTGACTGGGCTGGTAGGGGACTTGGATGTAGCCCGCCAAAAGACAAAAGGTAACGGTTATTGGGTTGATGAGGGGGTTGATGTCGGCGAGGGTGCATACGAAACAGAGCTCGTTGAATTAACGCCTAATACCGTCGGTTCCTATTTCGACATTACGCGAAAGATGCAGAAGCAAAGCACCCCTGCTATCGAGTCTCTAATTCGCTCAAGTCTTGCGAAAGATATTGCGGGGGCTATCGATAGGCGAGCAATTGAGCGCTTGTTGGCTGAGACGGGTGTATTAACCGTTGATTGCGCGACAATGGGCTCTCCTACTCACAAGGAAGTCATCGCACTTGAAACAGTCGTCGCAGCTGCAAACGCTAAGGGCTCAAAGTATGCCTTATCATCAGCTATGCGCGGTTATTTTAAGTCTACCGAAAAGTTTGCAGGTACGAGCGGCCTAACTATCTGGGAGCAAGGGAGCACAGTAAACGGCTATAGCACTCTTGTTACAAACCAGATGGCCGTTGATGCGCTATTGTTCGGTAATTTTGCAGACATGCTTTTTGCAATGTGGGGCGGGCTTGATCTTACCGTTGACACTTCGGCGCTCTCCAAATCTGGTGGTATTCGCTTGGTTGCTTTGCAAGATGTTGATTTCGGTGTTCGACACCCTGAGTCATTTGCTTTTCTGCAGCAGGCTACGCCACCAGAGGAAGGGAAGCGGGCTAAGCGATAA
- a CDS encoding VRR-NUC domain-containing protein: MRMSIEDHHQKHLIDWARVERCVIEGEQDGFIVDHLFAIPNGGGRSKTEGALLKKTGVKAGVSDLFLSIASGGYNGLYVEMKKPKDLKPSTQANQKQFLERRLKRGYAGCIAFGSTSAMELILAYLQGDWGQHLASRDAAVYSDDAYG, translated from the coding sequence ATGAGAATGAGCATTGAGGATCACCATCAAAAGCACCTGATTGACTGGGCTAGAGTCGAACGATGCGTAATCGAGGGAGAGCAAGACGGGTTTATCGTTGACCACCTTTTCGCCATTCCAAACGGGGGTGGTCGTAGTAAGACTGAGGGGGCGTTACTTAAGAAAACTGGCGTCAAAGCAGGAGTGTCAGATTTGTTTTTATCTATTGCATCGGGTGGCTACAACGGCTTGTACGTTGAGATGAAAAAGCCAAAAGATCTCAAGCCATCAACTCAGGCTAATCAAAAGCAGTTTCTGGAGCGCAGGCTGAAACGCGGCTACGCAGGGTGTATTGCTTTCGGGAGCACTTCAGCGATGGAGTTAATACTCGCGTACTTGCAGGGCGACTGGGGGCAGCATCTAGCGAGCAGGGATGCAGCTGTATATTCCGATGATGCTTATGGGTGA